A segment of the Nitrosospira briensis C-128 genome:
CCAAACCCAAATAGAAACATCGAATTTCCAGCTAAAACGACAGGAAAACGTTCTAGGAAAAATAAGGACTTTTCCGCTAAAACGTGTTGAATTTACGGAAGGTCTTTCAGGTTGTCAAATACTATATTTTATAATTGGGCGGCATACATGCGCTTGAGTTGGTTGTTACCAAAGGACACTCTACGTTCATCCTCATCGCTCTTTCGGGAGAAGAGACTGCTGTGGCGGTAGCGGAATCTCGATGCCGTGTTTCTGGAATTCAGACCAGATTTCGATGTTGAGGCCGGACCGTAGCCGAAGCGCCCCACCCTCGGGATCCTCTACCCACACGAATAGCTCCAGATTGATTCCGCCGGCGGCGAAGTCCTTCAGAAATACAGCTGGCTCCGGATTGCCCAATATTTGTTGCCGCTTTTTAGCGGCGCCCAGCATGATGTCCATCGCGACCTCAACGGAGCTTGTGTAACTGATCTGGAATGGCAGGATCAGCCGTAATCGGTGGTCCGAGAAATTCTGACTGATAACCGTTGAAGTAATGAAAGTATCGTTGGGAATAAGGGCTTCGGTTCCGTCGTCACTCTTGAGCACCACATACCGGGTCGTAAGTGAGGTGACTTCACCCTTGCGGCCGTCCACTGTAACGATATCGCCAATATGTAGTGAATGATCCAGAAGAATGATGAAACCGCTTATGTAATTGCTGGCGATTTTCTGTAAACCCAATCCGAGCCCGACGCCAAGCGCGCCCCCGAACACGGACAAAACGGTGATATCTACGCCGACCAATGGCAGCGCGATCAGCACGCCCACAAGTATCAGTACCGTGCGGCTGATTTTCGACAGAATCACGCGTTGATTGATATCGAGCGCTTTGGCATCCATGATGCGTGCCTCAAGCGAACTGGCGAGCCAGAGCGCTACCAGCATGCTGACTGTGAACGCGAGGATGCCTTGTACGATCAACAATACCGAAAGGCGCTGTTTGCCGATGTGGAACGAAATATCATCGAGAAATATCAGGATCTCCGGCAGAAGACCCGTTACATACAGCGCCAGTCCAATCCACACCGTCCAGCCGATAAATCGCTCCCATGGGTGCAGCCACCCCTGGCCTGAAAAAACTCTGCGAAGCATATAGACGGCTACGCGAATCAGCGCGAGCGCAAATAACAACGGGACGACAATGTTGAG
Coding sequences within it:
- a CDS encoding mechanosensitive ion channel family protein; the encoded protein is MQSNNGFQNLLRDLITGAQEVSVLWQIVVLAAGLALSWWLRRQAMIRIAPQGSGRTLNISARSMGRLLFPLFALVLVVFGKWALSHWYSTHLLNIVVPLLFALALIRVAVYMLRRVFSGQGWLHPWERFIGWTVWIGLALYVTGLLPEILIFLDDISFHIGKQRLSVLLIVQGILAFTVSMLVALWLASSLEARIMDAKALDINQRVILSKISRTVLILVGVLIALPLVGVDITVLSVFGGALGVGLGLGLQKIASNYISGFIILLDHSLHIGDIVTVDGRKGEVTSLTTRYVVLKSDDGTEALIPNDTFITSTVISQNFSDHRLRLILPFQISYTSSVEVAMDIMLGAAKKRQQILGNPEPAVFLKDFAAGGINLELFVWVEDPEGGALRLRSGLNIEIWSEFQKHGIEIPLPPQQSLLPKER